A genome region from Nerophis lumbriciformis linkage group LG18, RoL_Nlum_v2.1, whole genome shotgun sequence includes the following:
- the chst7 gene encoding carbohydrate sulfotransferase 7: MKRRLQKKYLILILAYSGLLLLVPYVFDFGEKSLHGAAKPLQQQQSRCSELQNAVSVLWERGANATAEAPGASGGGVRPRTHIYLHATWRTGSSFLGELFNQHPDVFYLYEPMWHIWQALYPGDAGSLQGAVRDMLGALFRCDFSVLKLYAGAQNLTTAFIFGWKMNKVVCSEPLCDAHQRHHVGLVQEDRCAKCPKRDIRDLERECKKYPVMVIKGVRVLDLNTLVPLMKDPAVKLHIVQLFRDPRAVHNSRLKSKQALVKESIQVLRSKKQNDKYKRMLVPNTRLNRAENYVSGAMELICDNWLGDMMLVSNAPPWVRRSYHRVLYEDLVQHPAEELRRLYRFANVSSSPALESFALNMTHGRGYSSDRPFLISSRDAKEAIYAWRERLSVEQIEQVEAYCSEVMRLLGYPRRGADKTA; the protein is encoded by the coding sequence ATGAAGAGGAGGCTGCAGaagaaatacttgattctgaTCCTCGCCTACTCGGGTCTGCTCCTGCTGGTGCCCTATGTCTTCGACTTCGGGGAGAAGTCGCTGCACGGCGCGGCCAAGCCGCTGCAGCAGCAGCAGTCGCGCTGCTCGGAGCTGCAGAACGCCGTGTCGGTGCTGTGGGAGCGCGGCGCCAACGCCACGGCGGAGGCGCCCGGGGCCAGCGGCGGCGGTGTCCGGCCGCGCACTCACATCTACCTGCACGCCACCTGGAGGACGGGCTCCTCGTTCCTGGGCGAGCTCTTCAACCAGCACCCGGACGTCTTCTACCTGTACGAGCCCATGTGGCACATCTGGCAGGCGCTGTACCCGGGCGACGCGGGCAGCCTGCAGGGCGCCGTGCGCGACATGCTGGGCGCCCTGTTCCGCTGCGACTTCTCCGTGCTCAAGCTGTACGCGGGCGCGCAGAACCTCACCACCGCCTTCATCTTCGGCTGGAAGATGAACAAGGTGGTGTGCTCCGAGCCGCTCTGCGACGCCCACCAGCGGCACCACGTCGGGCTGGTCCAGGAGGACCGCTGCGCCAAGTGCCCCAAGCGGGACATCCGCGACCTGGAGCGGGAGTGCAAGAAGTACCCGGTGATGGTCATCAAAGGGGTGCGCGTTTTGGACCTCAACACCCTGGTGCCGCTGATGAAGGACCCCGCCGTAAAGCTCCACATCGTGCAGCTGTTCCGCGACCCCCGGGCGGTGCACAACTCCCGGCTAAAGTCCAAGCAGGCCCTGGTGAAGGAGAGCATCCAGGTGCTGCGGAGCAAGAAGCAGAACGACAAGTACAAGCGCATGCTGGTGCCCAACACCCGGCTGAACCGGGCTGAGAACTACGTGTCCGGCGCCATGGAGCTCATCTGCGACAACTGGCTGGGCGACATGATGCTGGTGTCCAACGCGCCGCCCTGGGTGCGGAGGAGCTACCACCGCGTCCTCTACGAGGACCTGGTGCAGCACCCCGCCGAGGAGCTCCGGAGGCTCTACCGCTTCGCCAACGTGTCGTCGTCGCCGGCGCTGGAGAGCTTCGCCCTCAACATGACCCACGGCCGGGGCTACTCCTCCGACAGGCCCTTCCTCATCTCGTCGCGGGACGCCAAGGAGGCCATCTACGCCTGGAGGGAGCGCCTCAGCGTGGAGCAGATCGAGCAGGTGGAGGCCTACTGCAGCGAGGTCATGCGGCTGCTGGGCTACCCGAGACGCGGCGCCGACAAGACCGCATGA